A window from Theropithecus gelada isolate Dixy chromosome 1, Tgel_1.0, whole genome shotgun sequence encodes these proteins:
- the SLC26A9 gene encoding solute carrier family 26 member 9 encodes MSQPRPRYVVDRAAYSLTLFDDEFEKKDRTYPVGEKLRNTFRCSSAKIKAVVFGLLPVLSWLPKYKIKDYIVPDLLGGLSGGSIQVPQGMAFALLANLPAVNGLYSSFFPLLTYFFLGGVHQMVPGTFAVISILVGNICLQLAPESKFQVFNNATNESYVDTAAMEAERLHVSATLACLTAIIQIGLGFMQFGFVAIYLSESFIRGFMTAAGLQILISVLKYIFGLTIPSYAGPGSIVFTFIDICKNLPHTNIASLIFALISGAFLVLVKELNARYMHKIRFPIPTEMIVVVVATAISGGCKMPKKYHMQIVGEIQRGFPTPVSPVVSQWKDMIGTAFSLAIVGYVINLAMGRTLANKHGYDVDSNQEMIALGCSNFFGSFFKIHVICCALSVTLAVDGAGGKSQVASLCVSLVVMITMLVLGTYLYPLPKSVLGALIAVNLKNSLKQLTDPYYLWRKSKLDCCIWVVSFLSSFFLSLPYGVAVGVAFSVLVVVFQTQFRNGYALAQVMDTDIYVNPKTYNRAQDIQGIKIITYCSPLYFANSEIFRQKVIAKTGMDPQKVLLAKQKYLKKQEKRRMRPTQQRRSLFMKTKTVSLQELQQDFENASPTDPNNNQTQANGTSVSYITFSPDSSSAAQSEPPASAEAPGEPSDTLASVPPFVTFHTLILDMSGVSFVDLMGIKALAKLSSTYGKIGVKVFLVNIHAQVYNDISHGGVFEDGSLECKHVFPSIHDAVLFAQANARDVTPGHNFQGAPGDPELSLYDSEEDIPSYWDLEQEMFGSMFHTETLTALESLSAAAGCYPSRNESLVSPVFTRQALATMDKPPARSTPPTSALSLAAEGHLDFQLLQVSQKQKDKYNCAGLLYKLQKVSQSPHGSVSDGVRLSRDIGINLVRTLACLPQLPQLCLWQLCTRGPCALHTQESRPW; translated from the exons ATGAGCCAGCCCAGGCCCCGCTACGTGGTAGACAGAGCCGCATACTCTCTCACCCTCTTCGACGATGAGTTTGAGAAGAAGGACCGGACATACCCAGTGGGAGAGAAACTTCGCAATACCTTCAG aTGTTCCTCAGCCAAGATCAAAGCTGTGGTGTTTGGGCTGCTGCCTGTGCTCTCCTGGCTCCCCAAGTACAAGATTAAAGACTACATCGTTCCCGACCTGCTTGGTGGACTCAGCGGGGGATCCATCCAGGTCCCACAAG GCATGGCATTTGCTCTGCTGGCCAACCTTCCTGCAGTCAATGGCCTCtactcctccttcttccccctcctGACCTACTTCTTCCTGGGGGGAGTGCACCAGATGGTGCCAG GTACCTTTGCCGTTATCAGCATCCTGGTGGGTAACATCTGTCTGCAGCTGGCCCCAGAGTCGAAATTCCAGGTCTTCAACAATGCCACCAATGAGAGCTATGTGGACACAGCAGCCATGGAGGCAGAGAGGCTGCACGTGTCAGCTACGCTAGCCTGCCTCACTGCCATCATCCAG ATAGGCCTGGGCTTCATGCAGTTTGGCTTTGTGGCCATCTACCTCTCCGAATCCTTCATCCGGGGCTTCATGACGGCCGCCGGCCTACAGATCCTGATTTCAGTGCTCAAGTACATCTTCGGACTGACCATTCCCTCCTACGCAGGCCCGGGGTCCATCGTCTTT ACCTTCATTGACATTTGCAAAAACCTCCCCCACACCAACATCGCCTCGCTCATCTTCGCCCTCATCAGCGGTGCCTTCCTGGTGCTGGTGAAGGAGCTCAATGCTCGCTACATGCACAAGATCCGCTTCCCCATCCCTACAGAGATGATTGTG GTGGTGGTGGCAACAGCTATCTCCGGGGGCTGTAAGATGCCCAAAAAGTATCACATGCAGATCGTGGGAGAAATCCAACGCGG GTTCCCCACCCCAGTGTCACCTGTGGTCTCGCAGTGGAAGGACATGATAGGCACAGCCTTCTCCCTAGCCATCGTGGGCTATGTCATCAACCTGGCTATGGGCCGGACCCTGGCCAACAAGCACGGCTACGACGTGGATTCGAACCAG GAGATGATCGCCCTGGGCTGCAGCAACTTCTTTGGCTCCTTCTTTAAAATTCATGTCATTTGCTGTGCGCTTTCCGTCACTCTGgctgtggatggagctggaggaaaATCCCAG GTGGcaagcctgtgtgtgtctctggtgGTGATGATCACCATGCTGGTCCTGGGGACCTATCTGTATCCTCTCCCCAAG TCTGTGCTAGGAGCCCTGATCGCTGTCAATCTCAAGAACTCCCTCAAGCAACTCACTGACCCCTACTACCTGTGGAGGAAGAGCAAGTTGGACTGT TGCATCTGGGTAGTgagcttcctctcctccttcttcctcagcctgcCCTATGGTGTGGCAGTGGGTGTTGCCTTCTCCGTCCTGGTCGTGGTCTTCCAGACTCAGTT TCGAAATGGCTATGCGCTGGCCCAGGTCATGGACACAGACATTTATGTGAATCCCAAGACCTACAATAGG GCCCAGGATATCCAGGGGATTAAAATCATCACTTACTGCTCCCCTCTCTACTTTGCCAACTCAGAGATCTTCAGGCAAAAGGTCATTGCCAAG ACAGGCATGGACCCCCAGAAAGTATTACTAGCCAAGCAAAAATACCTCAAGAAGCAGGAGAAGCGGAGAATGAGGCCCACACAACAGAGGAGGTCTCTATTCATGAAAACCAAG ACTGTCTCCCTGCAGGAGCTGCAGCAGGACTTTGAGAACGCGTCCCCCACTGACCCCAACAACAACCAGACGCAGGCTAACGGCACCAGTGTGTCCTACATCACCTTCAGCCCCGACAGCTCCTCAGCTGCCCAGAGTGAGCCACCGGCCTCTGCTGAGGCCCCCGGCGAGCCCAGTGACACTCTGGCCAGTGTCCCGCCCTTCGTCACCTTCCACACCCTCATCCTGGACATGAGTGGAGTCAGCTTTGTGGACTTGATGGGCATCAAGGCCCTGGCCAAG CTGAGCTCCACCTATGGGAAGATCGGCGTGAAGGTCTTCTTGGTGAACATCCACG CCCAGGTGTACAATGACATTAGCCATGGAGGCGTCTTTGAGGATGGGAGTCTAGAATGCAAGCACGTCTTTCCCAGCATACACGATGCAGTCCTATTTGCCCAGGCAAATGCCAGAGATGTGACTCCAGGACACAATTTCCAAGGG GCTCCAGGGGACCCTGAACTCTCCTTGTACGACTCAGAGGAGGACATCCCCAGCTACTGGGACTTAGAGCAG GAGATGTTCGGGAGCATGTTTCACACAGAGACCCTGACCGCCCT AGAGAGCCTCTCAGCAGCAGCGGGGTGCTACCCTTCCAGGAATGAGAGTCTGGTAAGCCCAGTCTTCACCCGTCAGGCCTTGGCCACAATGGACAAGCCTCCTGCTCGCTCcaccccacccacctctgccctgTCCTTGGCAGCTGAAGGACACCTTGACTTCCAGCTTTTACAAGTGAGCCAAAAACAGAAGGACAAGTACAACTGTGCTGGCCTGCTGTACAAGCTTCAAAAAGTGTCCCAGAGCCCACACGGCTCAGTGTCAGATGGTGTCAGGCTGTCACGGGACATAGGGATAAACTTGGTTAGGACTCTGGCTTGCCTTCCCCAGCTGCCTCAACTTTGTCTCTGGCAGCTCTGCACCCGAGGACCATGTGCTCTCCACACCCAGGAGTCTAGGCCTTGGTAA